One window of the Magnolia sinica isolate HGM2019 chromosome 19, MsV1, whole genome shotgun sequence genome contains the following:
- the LOC131234464 gene encoding uncharacterized protein LOC131234464 isoform X2: MLGEVLCARPRPWIGAPPLIAHRLGSDRPVSPSGGRKRRRSCCGYHHSGTCHGGGAASIWHVITPSGGGGSDGIRRNIRAARLREEGSWNAAWDVRPARWLQGPDSAWMLFGVCACFEPLDGCGNPVAGSEVEEEGSGANFTDDGEAEGDGACYRVIGVPADGRCLFRAIAHGACLIKGKEAPDETRQRELADDLRAQVVEELLKRRDETESFIEGDFDAYVKSIQQPYTWAGEPELRMASHVLGTPISVFMVDRSSDSLINVASYGKEYGKDTDSPIKVLFHGYGHYDALEVFSS, from the exons ATGCTTGGGGAGGTGCTGTGCGCACGCCCCAGGCCTTGGATTGGCGCGCCGCCTCTCATCGCCCACCGGCTCGGCTCGGACAGGCCGGTCTCACCCTCTGGTGGGAGGAAGCGCCGACGTAGCTGCTGCGGCTACCACCACTCCGGCACGTGCCACGGCGGCGGGGCCGCGTCGATATGGCACGTGATCACGCCGTCCGGCGGTGGGGGCTCTGACGGGATCCGCCGGAATATTCGGGCAGCGAGGTTGAGGGAGGAGGGGTCGTGGAACGCGGCATGGGACGTGAGGCCAGCGCGGTGGTTGCAGGGCCCGGACTCGGCATGGATGCTTTTCGGGGTCTGCGCGTGCTTCGAGCCGTTGGATGGGTGCGGGAATCCCGTTGCAGGGTCTGAGGTGGAGGAGGAAGGGAGCGGGGCCAACTTCACGGACGATGGTGAGGCGGAGGGTGATGGGGCCTGCTACAGGGTTATAG GTGTTCCAGCTGATGGTCGATGCCTATTTAGAGCTATTGCCCATGGGGCTTGCTTGATTAAAGGGAAAGAAGCTCCAGATGAAACCCGTCAAAGAGAACTTGCTGATGACCTAAGAGCTCAA GTTGTGGAAGAGCTCTTAAAGAGGCGTGATGAAACAGAAAG cttcattgAAGGAGATTTTGACGCATATGTGAAGAGTATCCAacagccctacacatgggcaGGAGAGCCCGAGTTGCGGATGGCTTCACATGTTCTTGG AACTCCAATATCAGTCTTCATGGTAGATCGTAGCTCGGACAGCTTGATAAATGTAGCAAGCTATGGCAAGGAGTATGGGAAAGATACTGACAGCCCTATCAAGGTGTTGTTTCATGGGTATGGCCACTACGACGCGTTGGAGGTTTTCTCCAGTTGA
- the LOC131234464 gene encoding uncharacterized protein LOC131234464 isoform X1 translates to MLAFSWSHLLSFSLFLKPFAFTNRLSTESPSFRWGRTFRREGCCESERRTFRREGCCESERRTFRREGCCESALMLGEVLCARPRPWIGAPPLIAHRLGSDRPVSPSGGRKRRRSCCGYHHSGTCHGGGAASIWHVITPSGGGGSDGIRRNIRAARLREEGSWNAAWDVRPARWLQGPDSAWMLFGVCACFEPLDGCGNPVAGSEVEEEGSGANFTDDGEAEGDGACYRVIGVPADGRCLFRAIAHGACLIKGKEAPDETRQRELADDLRAQVVEELLKRRDETESFIEGDFDAYVKSIQQPYTWAGEPELRMASHVLGTPISVFMVDRSSDSLINVASYGKEYGKDTDSPIKVLFHGYGHYDALEVFSS, encoded by the exons ATGCTCGCTTTCAGCTGGTCCCACCTCCTCTCCTTCTCACTCTTTCTTAAACCCTTCGCATTCACCAATCGTCTTTCCACCGAGTCACCCTCTTTCCGATGGGGGCGAACGTTTAGGCGAGAGGGGTGCTGCGAATCAGAAAGGAGAACGTTTAGGCGAGAGGGGTGCTGCGAATCAGAAAGGCGAACGTTTAGACGAGAGGGGTGCTGCGAATCGGCGCTGATGCTTGGGGAGGTGCTGTGCGCACGCCCCAGGCCTTGGATTGGCGCGCCGCCTCTCATCGCCCACCGGCTCGGCTCGGACAGGCCGGTCTCACCCTCTGGTGGGAGGAAGCGCCGACGTAGCTGCTGCGGCTACCACCACTCCGGCACGTGCCACGGCGGCGGGGCCGCGTCGATATGGCACGTGATCACGCCGTCCGGCGGTGGGGGCTCTGACGGGATCCGCCGGAATATTCGGGCAGCGAGGTTGAGGGAGGAGGGGTCGTGGAACGCGGCATGGGACGTGAGGCCAGCGCGGTGGTTGCAGGGCCCGGACTCGGCATGGATGCTTTTCGGGGTCTGCGCGTGCTTCGAGCCGTTGGATGGGTGCGGGAATCCCGTTGCAGGGTCTGAGGTGGAGGAGGAAGGGAGCGGGGCCAACTTCACGGACGATGGTGAGGCGGAGGGTGATGGGGCCTGCTACAGGGTTATAG GTGTTCCAGCTGATGGTCGATGCCTATTTAGAGCTATTGCCCATGGGGCTTGCTTGATTAAAGGGAAAGAAGCTCCAGATGAAACCCGTCAAAGAGAACTTGCTGATGACCTAAGAGCTCAA GTTGTGGAAGAGCTCTTAAAGAGGCGTGATGAAACAGAAAG cttcattgAAGGAGATTTTGACGCATATGTGAAGAGTATCCAacagccctacacatgggcaGGAGAGCCCGAGTTGCGGATGGCTTCACATGTTCTTGG AACTCCAATATCAGTCTTCATGGTAGATCGTAGCTCGGACAGCTTGATAAATGTAGCAAGCTATGGCAAGGAGTATGGGAAAGATACTGACAGCCCTATCAAGGTGTTGTTTCATGGGTATGGCCACTACGACGCGTTGGAGGTTTTCTCCAGTTGA